Proteins from a genomic interval of Zingiber officinale cultivar Zhangliang chromosome 2A, Zo_v1.1, whole genome shotgun sequence:
- the LOC122044443 gene encoding uncharacterized protein LOC122044443 gives MGCTSSIPKRKKKNISIDEVAVFVPVLWIPVDVDLVRPLRGLVPRDVLEKLSTFRRRIVSLAKESSFSSISNVLEAHRTLDDYLPILIGLVNPESQLETSVEFKWKSLGDDGHVTCFASAWYEMLSAVHMKAILSFLEANLILRSKDNPDSLEIKVSEDSKSTAIELLLKGSGCLEYAIHHILVHLPTQIRTSLPKDVQEGILEAISSQALAQCVEMQLGLALESEKATLSVKRRLACEEVSYFAQAHYWLSRCDTSDAYGKKLLLFIRWKFLEAKAAAYYYHSHILDKGSEPSNHISAVCCLFAADELLIESKRANLSFCLAAPVTRVPPAWGVMKHLYRKIPEMASKKSQTYRYLFEEDKNGHLQALPDLPEFPLSLRPDDYELPEVGACWSSENGQPQLLTLKAHLKDEIDSD, from the exons ATGGGTTGCACTTCGTCCAttccgaagaggaagaagaagaatatcaGCATCGATGAGGTTGCAGTGTTCGTCCCAGTTCTCTGGATACCTGTGGACGTGGATCTGGTTCGCCCTCTTCGGGGATTAGTGCCTCGGGACGTTCTTGAAAAACTCTCTACATTTCGTCGACGAATAGTATCACTGGCAAAAGAGAGTT CTTTTTCATCAATATCTAACGTTTTGGAAGCCCATCGAACTCTTGATGATTACCTACCCATTCTTATTGGTTTAGTAAATCCTG AAAGCCAGCTTGAGACATCAGTTGAGTTCAAGTGGAAAAGCCTTGGAGATGATGGACAT GTAACTTGTTTTGCAAGTGCTTGGTACGAAATGCTCTCGGCTGTGCATATGAAGGCAATCTTGTCTTTCTTAGAAGCAAACCTAATTCTCAGGTCTAAGGATAATCCTGATTCATTGGAAATTAAAGTATCTGAAG ATTCAAAGAGTACTGCTATTGAATTATTACTCAAGGGTTCAGGGTGCTTGGAGTATGCGATTCACCATATATTGGTGCATTTGCCAACGCAAATAAG GACAAGTCTGCCAAAGGATGTACAAGAGGGCATATTGGAGGCTATCTCCTCTCAAGCATTGGCTCAG TGTGTTGAGATGCAGCTGGGTTTGGCACTTGAGTCTGAGAAAGCTACATTGTCTGTGAAGAGGAGACTAGCCTGTGAGGAAGTCAGCTACTTTGCCCAG GCTCACTACTGGTTGTCAAGATGTGACACCAGTGATGCATATGGAAAGAAACTTCTCTTATTCATTAGATGGAAGTTCCTTGAAGCTAAG GCAGCAGCATATTATTACCATAGTCATATTCTTGACAAAGGAAGTGAACCATCCAATCACATCAGTGCCGTTTGCTGCCTATTTGCAGCTGATGAGCTCCTAATCGAAAGCAAGAGAGCCAACTTAAGCTTTTGTTTGGCAGCTCCTGTCACCAG GGTCCCTCCTGCATGGGGTGTCATGAAGCACTTGTACAGAAAAATCCCTGAAATGGCGTCTAAGAAATCCCAGACGTACAGATACCTTTTTGAAGAAGACAAGAATGG GCATTTGCAAGCTTTGCCAGATCTTCCAGAATTCCCTCTGTCTTTGAGGCCTGATGACTACGAGTTACCAGAAGTGGGCGCATGCTGGAGTAGTGAGAATGGGCAACCTCAGCTCCTAACTCTCAAGGCTCATCTCAAAGATGAGATTGATTCAGACTGA
- the LOC122040907 gene encoding NAC domain-containing protein 83-like, with the protein MERGVTSVVRLPPGFRFHPTDEELVVQYLKRKVFSCPLPASIIPDVNLARFDPWDLPGGCEEERYFFSLKEAKYPNGNRSNRAARSGYWKATGKDKAIKSAAAGVGQVVGMKKVLVFYRGKPPAGAKTDWVMHEYRLAEPGSRACLFPQRKNSTHSCAMPTGDWVLCRIFKKKRATDTDADAEGDEAVANHKGMMRFIDFMGERDRDGRHHHPAAACASNSSCLTELSDGCSSGGEESSSRKLPLG; encoded by the exons ATGGAGAGGGGGGTGACAAGCGTCGTGAGGCTGCCGCCTGGGTTCAGGTTCCACCCGACGGACGAAGAGCTGGTGGTTCAGTACCTCAAGAGGAAGGTCTTCTCCTGTCCATTGCCGGCCTCGATCATCCCCGACGTCAATCTCGCCAGATTTGACCCTTGGGATTTGCCAG GCGGGTGCGAAGAGGAGAGATACTTTTTCAGTCTGAAGGAGGCCAAGTACCCGAACGGGAACCGGTCGAACAGGGCCGCCAGGTCGGGGTACTGGAAGGCCACCGGGAAGGACAAGGCGATCAAGTCGGCCGCCGCCGGCGTCGGCCAGGTGGTGGGGATGAAGAAGGTGCTGGTCTTTTACAGAGGGAAGCCGCCCGCCGGAGCCAAGACCGATTGGGTCATGCACGAGTACAGGCTGGCCGAGCCCGGGAGCCGGGCCTGCCTCTTCCCCCAAAGAAAGAACTCGACTCAT AGCTGCGCGATGCCGACCGGAGACTGGGTGCTCTGTCgcatttttaagaagaaaagagcTACCGACACGGACGCGGATGCCGAAGGAGACGAGGCAGTCGCCAATCACAAAGGGATGATGAGGTTCATCGACTTCATGGGGGAAAGGGATAGAGATGGAAGGCACCACCATCCTGCGGCGGCCTGCGCGTCCAATTCCAGCTGCCTCACCGAGCTCTCCGACGGGTGCAGCAGCGGCGGGGAGGAAAGTAGTTCCCGGAAACTGCCACTCGGTTAG